The Hyperolius riggenbachi isolate aHypRig1 chromosome 3, aHypRig1.pri, whole genome shotgun sequence genome window below encodes:
- the LOC137561900 gene encoding olfactory receptor 10AG1-like: protein MSLIALSKNLHSPMYFYITQLSLLDIIVSTDITPNLLHIVLNDGGTMSLTGCFTQISFFTAAETSECLLLAVMSWDRYVAICKPLHYNSIISHRFCINSVIITWLLGFLTMMVYTISICSLYYCGPNMINHFFCDLEPLVKLSCSDASFIHFEILMICFIGGIIPFMLIVMSYTNIVLTILKIPSVTGRQKAFTTCSSHLIVVSVFCGTLIIVYIIPKGNQTLILTKLLSLFYTVITPLLNPIIYTIRNKDFMEAFKKIK, encoded by the coding sequence ATGAGCTTGATAGCGTTGAGCAAAAATCTTCACTCTCCCATGTACTTCTATATTACGCAACTGTCCCTGCTGGATATAATAGTGTCTACAGACATCACTCCAAACCTACTTCACATTGTACTGAACGATGGGGGTACCATGTCTCTTACGGGATGCTTCACCCAGATTTCCTTCTTTACTGCTGCTGAGACTTCAGAGTGTCTTTTATTAGCTGTAATGTCCTGGGATCGGTATGTGGCTATCTGCAAACCATTACATTACAACTCTATCATAAGCCACCGGTTTTGCATCAACTCTGTGATTATCACTTGGCTATTGGGGTTCCTAACCATGATGGTCTATACCATATCTATATGTAGCTTGTATTACTGTGGTCCAAACATGATCAATCACTTCTTCTGTGACTTAGAACCTTTAGTGAAGCTTTCTTGCTCTGATGCCTCATTCATCCACTTTGAGATCCTCATGATATGTTTCATTGGAGGCATCATTCCGTTCATGCTAATTGTTATGTCGTACACAAACATAGTTTTGACTATCCTAAAAATCCCATCAGTTACAGGGAGGCAGAAGGCCTTCACCACCTGCAGCTCTCACTTGATTGTGGTGTCCGTGTTCTGTGGAACTCTAATCATTGTTTATATCATTCCAAAAGGGAATCAAACATTAATTCTAACTAAGCTCTTGTCGTTATTTTACACGGTCATAACTCCATTACTCAACCCAATCATCTACACTATCCGAAACAAAGATTTTATGGAAGCCTTTAAgaagataaaataa